GTAAAGAATATCTCTTCTGCAGATTTCCCCTCAAGAGAGGTCCCCGCCTCAAACATGGAGCGGGAGAATGTCTCGATATCCATACCTGCAATTGTTGCAAGCTCCTGGGCGGCTTCTCTATCCTGAGTGCTGCTAGTGGGCGATTTGAACATAAGAGTATCAGAGATGATGGCCGCACACATAAGCCCGGCAATTGACGATGGCGGCTTTATCCCGTTGTCTCTGTAAAAGCCATATACAATAGTCGCAGTACATCCTACAGGGCGATTTATAAAAACAATAGGATATAGCGTTTCTATACTCCCTATTCTATGGTGGTCAATAACTTCAAGTATTTGAGCCTGCTCCAGACCTTCTGCAGATTGTGACTCTTCGTTATGGTCAACCAATATTACCTTTTTCCCGGTAATATTGAGAAGGTTCCGGCGTGATAACATTCCTACAGGAATTTTATTGTCGAGTATTGGGAACTGACGATATTTATGTTTAAGCATAATCTCTTTTGCGTCATCAACCTCTTCTTGAAGACTGAAGGTAATGAGTGATTGAGATTTTGCTACATACTGAACTGGTATGCTTTGCCCAATACGCTTAACTGTTGTGAAAGTATGGTATGGCACTGTGATAAGGTTGACTTTTTTCTCTTTAGCCAGATTTAAAACTTGGTCTGAAACCTTTGAACCCCCTGTTATTATAAGAGTGTGGACTTCTTTCTTCAAAACTGAGATCTGCACATCTTCTCGATCGTCTACGATGATGAGTGTTTTCTCATCAAGTCGTCTTTCCAAAGTCGCCAACTCCATTGCAGCCACGAGAATGTTGCCGCTGAAGGTTTTTTTGTAAGAACACAAAATCTGGCCGTCGAGGGTGCGCTCTATGTTTTCAAGGGGAATAGCCACTCTTGAAAGGTCTTCTGATATTTCAAGGCTTGCTCTTGCTATGTCTCCTACTGTCACAAGTCCAATGAAAAAGCCTTCTTCATCCACTACATTGACCGTATTTGTAATGTTTTTACCCATAATGTTCCAAACATCGGATAGGGGCGTTTCTTTTTTAACTGAAACAGGCTCATCGAAAGCTATGTCAGAGAGCTGGGTGTAAAGGTTTTCGATCAGCTCAGGAACCGGTTCCTTGAAATAATCAAGGACAAACCCTGTTTCATTGTTTACAGGCCCAAGTCTAACCGGAGAGTAGTTGTTTTGGGGGGAAATGATCCTCTTAAAGTAGCTGTAGGCTATTGCAGAACAGATAGAGTCAGTATCAGGATTTTTATGCCCCATAACATAAATAGTATTCATTTCGAACCTCCTCCCATGGAGGAATAATTTGCTCTTATATTATATTATTGAAAGAAGTTTGGGAGAAATATATTAAGAACATGTATAATAGCTGCGTTGATGAAATTTGATGTGAGGAGGCAATTTAGAAATGAACAAGGAAGCACGTGTCCGTTTTGCCCCAAGCCCCACAGGCGCCTTGCATATCGGTGGAGGGCATACGGCGTTGTTCAACTGGCTTTGGGCCAGGCATACAGGTGGAAAGTTCATTCTTCGCATAGAAGATACCGACCGCGAACGTTCTACGAAGGAATATGAAGAGACCATTATGGCTGGGATGACATGGATGGGTCTGGACTGGGACGAAGGCCCTGATATAGGAGGCCCTTACGGTCCTTATCGCCAGTCAGAACGGCTGGAAATCTACCATAAATACGCGCAGCAGCTTCTTGATGAGGGCAAAGCCTACACTGAGGGCCCCGCGATAATCTACAAGGTACCAGAAGGGATATCCCTTGCTTTTGACGATATTGTTTACGGCCGAATCGAAGTTAGAAGCGAAACACTGAAAGATATTGTCATGATCAAAAGCGACGGCATGCCTACTTACAACTACGCTGTGGTCATCGATGATTACACCATGGGCATTAATTACGTCATACGAGGGGAGGACCATATTTCAAACACCCCCAAACAGCTGCTCATTTATAAGGCGCTGGGGTGGGAAGAACCCCAATTTGCCCACCTCCCCATGATTCTTGGAAAAGATAAGAAAAAACTTTCTAAACGTCATGGCGCTACAAGCGTATATGAGTATCGCGATCTGGGATATATGCCAGATTCTGTGTTCAACTTCCTCGCAATCCTGGGCTGGTCTCCTGGAGATGACAGGGAAGTCTTTTCCAGAGAAGAGGCCATTAAGCTTTTTGATCTTAAAAGGGTCACAAAGCGTGCTGCTGTCTTCGACATGGACAAACTCAACTTTATCAATCAGGAGCATCTCAAGGAGCTTGACCCCATGGTTCGCCTGGAAATGGTGGAACCCTTCTGGAAAGAAGCGATGTTGCCTGTTGAAAAGCATTCAAGGGAATATCTTGCCCAGGCTCTCGAGCTTATGGGCGGACGTGGAAGAACAACCAAAGAGCTCGCCGAATACTCCGATTACTTTGTCTCTTTTGAGCCAGTGAAAAATAGATACGATGGAAGCGACGTGTCGGAAGAGGATAAGGGCATTCTTAAGAACTTTTTTGGGGATCTACTGAAGCTTGATTCCTGGAAGGCTGAATCTATGGAAGAATTTGCCCGTAGCTGGTCTAATGAAAAAGACGTTAAGATGAAAAATCTTGCCATGCCATTACGATGGGCTTTGACAGGCGTAAAAGTAAGTCCTGGGATTTTTGAAGTGGCGGAACATCTGGGTCGGGATGAAGTAAAAGAACGACTGGCCTATTATGGATTTGTAAACCCGTAAAATAACTTAGGGGGGCTTGAAGCCCCCTAAGTTATTTCTGGATATCTTATTTTTCTTCCGGTGCCGCTTTGGCTGCCTGAGCAGCAACTTCGACCTGATGGATCGCATCCTTCGGACAAAGTTCGGCACATTTGCCGCATCCCACACACTTTTCCTTGTCTATGACATGGGGCTTTTTCAACTCCCCGCTAATTGCGTTGACGGGGCAGTTTCTAGCGCATTTTGTACATCCAATGCACTTTTCCTCGTCTACTTCATACTTCACTGCGCTTTCAACTACAATGTCTTCTTCCTTTTTCTTTGTTGGGCCCGAATCGCGAACTATTTGAGCCTTCCGATCGTAAGAAGATATCAAATACTCCTTCGACATGGAGAGGCACTTCACCGGGCAAATTTCAGTGCATTGAGCGCAGAAGCAGCAACGATCTACGTGGATCTGTATTTTCTTTTCTTCCTCAAGAAACTCTATGGCATTCGCGGGACACACGCGAATACAGAGCTTGCACCCTATACAGCGTTCCTTGTCATAATCGAGCCGACCGCGAAAATAGCCCTGGGGCTCAATAGGCGGATTGAGTTTTATTTTTCCCTCCTCCGCTGCTTTCAGTGCGGCAGTAAGAGAGTCAGGCATAGAAGGCACCGGGAAGGGGTTTGTAAAAACTTTGTCCACCCATTGGCGCAAAAGCTGTAACGACATTCTGTTAAGCATGGTCATCCCCCTCCCTTAAAGGATTACATCAATAGACAAGAGAATCATGCCGGCCAAAGAAAGACCAGCAATTTTAACCCAGTAGAACTGGGAAGCCTGCCATATTTTCAGTCGCCCAAAGGCTGTTCTGATAAATGTAACGCCAAAGACCTGCACCGCAAAGACTTTGACCCAGAACCAGAGAAAGTCAACAACAAAAAGCAGCGGCCCTGTAAGGCTAAGGACCTTTCCAAGGGACCAAGGAAGGAACAAGGCCACTATGATCGCTGACATGGCCAGGGCCCTCAAGGCAAAAGTAATTTTAAATAACGCCAGATTTGTGCCCGAGTATTCTATAATGAGTCCCTCAAGAATCTCTGTCTTCGCTTCAGGAATGTCCATAAAGCCCTTTCCTGTTTCGCCAGGAACCACCATGAGCAAGGCAGCAAAAAGACATAGAAGACCAAGAAGTCCCATTTTGCCCACTATGCCCCAGAGAGGCATTCCCACAAAGGTTTCAAGGCTAAAGGGCTGTCCTGGAATGCCATGCTTGTAGGCTACCCAGGCCATTGTTGTGACAACTACTGCCAAGGGCAGCTCATAGCTCATCATGAGAATCATCTCACGCTGGGCGCCAACGTTGGCAATGGGGTTTCCACTGGCAAATCCTCCTATGGCCATGGCGACACCGGCAAGACCGAGAAGATAGATAACAAGAATCAAATCGCCCTCAGTTCCAAGTATGGGCGGCAAAGAGCCGATAGGGATATAAAGAAATAGCAACAACATAGTTGACGCGGCAACCCAAGGGGCTCCGTTAAATGCCCATTTCACTGCTCTTCTGGGAACGATATTTTCTTTTCCAAGCAATTTCAGAATGTCGTAAAAAGGCTGAAAAAGAGGCGGTCCCCACCGCCGTTGCATTCTGGCATGGATAACCCGGTCTGCCCCATCAAAGAGAATGGCCACAACTGATACGAGCAACATTAGGGCAATGCCTGCCACTAGTTTCATTACTACGTTGATAATCATGCCTTCTTCAGCCTCCTCGTCTTTTCTCTGCTCATTTCCAACAGCTGATTTTTCGAGTAGACCTGTCCGGCCTTTTCACTATTTCCAGTGATAAGGGTTCTTTCCATACAGGAGATACATGGATCAATGCTATTAATAATAAGAGGGGCATCGGCCAATTCGTTGTTGCGGAACATTATTGGCCATGAAACAGCGTTGGAATAGGTCGGGGCTCTCACTTTCCACCAATAGACGTTCTCCTGGCCGCCTTTCAGTTGTACTACGTGAGTATCATCTCCACGGGGAGCTTCAATAGAACTCCATCCTTCTCCATCAGCAGCCTTTAGAATATTCAGCACTTTCACAAGGCTTTTCTCAAAAACGATGTCTCCCTCTGGAAGTCCTTCGATAATCTTTTCAAGAATGTCAAGAGATTGGTAGAGCTCAAGAACCCGCACGAGGAAGCGGTCAAAAACGTCGCCATAGGCCTTTCCAAAATAATCCTGGGGTACCACAGGTTTTACATCGAGGTCGGCATAGGCTTCATAGGGTGAAGACCAGCGAAGGTCGCACCTCACCCCGCTAGCCCGGGCAGTAGGCCCAAGGGCGCAGTAGCGCATAGCCTCTTCGTATGTAAGAATTCCAACGTTGCGCATTCTGGCATGAGCCACTGGATCCTCTGTTACCACATCGTAAAATGCTCCCAGTTCGTCCCGATAAAACTGGATCATTTCTTTGATCACGCGGACTGTTTCCGGGGTAAGGTCCCATCGGACACCGCCGACAGTGCCAACACCATAATTTACGCGGTTCCCAGTGTAGGATTCGAGGACATCCATAACCTTTTCACGAAGCACCATGCCAAGGTGAAATGCGGAGTCAAATCCAATGCTGTAACATGCCACTCCAGCCCACAGAGCATGAGAGTGGACTCGTTCAAGTTCAAGCACCAGGGCCCGAATATACTGGGCTCTGGGAGGAACTTGTATTTGAGCGGCATCTTCCACTGCCCTTAAAAAGGCAGTAATATGGCTGAAAGAACAAATTCCACAGATCCGCTCTGCAAGATAAATTATCTGAATAGGGTTTCGCTCACGTGCCATAAACTCTATTCCTCTGTGAATAGCACCGGGACGAACCCTTGCGTCTACTATTTTTTCTCCGTCAAGGTCGAGCCATGCTGTAATGGGTTCTTTCAACCCTACATGGACAGGACCTATCGGCACTTTGTATGTCTGAGTTTTTCCACTCGCCATAATCGTCCCCTCCTAAGAGAGTTCCCGAAGGTGTTCAGCATCAGGACCTGTTTCGTCTCTGCGCCACGGTTTAATCGACTCATCCCAGTCTTCGGGAAGAAAGACAAGAGCCTTGTTCTGAAGTCCTTCAAAATCTATTCCCAACATTTCACGCATTTCCCGTTCGCTATACTCTACTCCCGGAATGGTTTTGAAGAGAGAGGGCATGACGAGGTCAGATTTAGGAATTGCCACGCTCACTGTTACACCCAATCTTTTATCGCGACCCGCTACCCTGAAAAGACTGAAGTGATAATTCAATGACACAACATCACCATCGTCATTGCCTGAGAGTACGTGGAAATGAAGGAAATCGAACCCGAAAAGAAACTCCACCAACTCAAGAAACTTCTCTCTTGATGTGGTCAGCCATATTTGGTTGTAGATCACTGCCTGATCATTTCCGGCACGGTATTCTCTCACGTCTTTCACCACATTCTCACCAAAGGAATCTCGAAGAGATGAGAGAACGTTTTCAAGAGGAAGAGCGTTCTGTGCGTAGTTCATTGGAGTCTTCATTATTTATCAACACCTGCCTTAAGCAGTTCTTCCCGCTTTGATTCCAGCTTCAAGACAGCCTTCGCCACTCCTTCTATAATGGCTTCTGGGCGTGGAGGGCAGCCATGGACATATACATCCACTGGAATAATGTTATCGACTGGGCCCTCAAGGCTATAGGATTTATAGAAAACATCCCCAGATGCGCCACAGTTCCCAACAACAACTACAACCTTAGGATCCGGTATCTGGTTATAGATTCGCAGCAGCCGATCCTTCATATACTTCGTTACCGGGCCTGTAACCACTAACACATCAGCATGCCGGGGCGTTCCAACAAGTTTCATGCCAAAGCGCTCTATATCATAACGGGGGCTGATTGTGGCGACAATTTCGATGTCACATCCGTTACATGATCCGGAGTTACATGTCATAACCCAAAGGGATTTGGGCAACACTTCAAGATATTTTTCTAGCCTCATCTTTCAGCCTCCTAAACCACGAGGATCAGCGCAGCTATCACTGCGGCGGAAAGCACAAAATATCCCATATAGTCGCGCATATGGCCGCTATGCATGGAGATCAAAACCTTGTAGTAAGGTTCCAGTGCTTTTCTAAATCCCCAGTAGGAAGAACTGGCCGGCACAGAAATTTCCGCCCCATCTTCAGGGACGACGTTACCAGACCAATAAATCTCATCCTGCTCTGTTCCTTCTTTATAGTCACGCCGCCCTACTGAACGAAGCCAGAGAGCAAAAAAGGAGGCGATAAAAAAGAAGATCAGCCAGGATATGACATCCCAATAACCAAATCCTGTGAAGACCTTATTCCACATTACAGCCCACCTCCCATAACTGCTTGTATAAACCCGCCCTGATCCACAAGAGCCTTAGCCGCTGGCTCCACTAAATGGGAAAGAGCCCATGTGGGGAAAAGGGAAAGACCAATAATTGCCACCGTTAAAACGGCCATGCCCACAATCATGCTGGTGGGAACTTCTTTTACCGTTGCGTAGCAGGCTTTTTCCGGCCCCAGATAGGCGGTCTGAAAAACCTTTACGAAAGATGCCAAGGTAAGCACAGATGTTACAAGGGCAGCCACTGCCAAGAACGGATGTATTGCGAAAACTGACTCGTAGATAAGTAATTTCGATACAAAACCATTGAAAGGCGGAAGTCCTGAAATGGCCGCGGCCGCAATGGCAAACATAAATGTGGTATAAGGCATTTTCCGAGCCAAACCCCCGAGTTTGTTTAAATCCCTTGTTCCGGTGGCATAGTAAAGAGCTCCTGCGGTCAAGAAGAGCAGGGCCTTATACATGGTGTAGTTAAAGATATGGTAGATACCGCCTTTCATAGCAGTAAACCCATAATCGGCCATAGCCTGAGGGCTTCTCAGCGCCAACAGACCTACGCCAAGAGCCAAAAGCATGTACCCTACCTGGGAGATGGAGTGATATCCCATGAGACGTTTCACTTCGTGCTGAACTACAGCCATTGAAACGCCGAAGAACATGGAAGCAGTTCCAAGAATAACAATTACCCAGGGAACAAAAGTGCTGCCGAGTGTGGCGCCATACAAGCTAAAGCAAACTCTCATCAAGCCATAAAATGATGCCTGGCTTACTGCAACGAGAAGGCATGTGACTCCTGCCGGAGCTTCTGCATAGGCATCTGGCATCCACATATGCATGGGGAAAGTTCCGCACTTCATTGCCAGCGCTGCTACAAGGAATGCCAAGACGCTCTTTTCCACAACGCCAAGCTGAAGCATATGGGCCACTCCTGCCATATTCAGGACATTGTAGCGTCCATAAAGCATGCCGATGGCTATAAGCACCATCATCGCTGCAAGCTGGGATACCAGCATATATTTTAAGCTTGCCTCAACGGCTTCGGGCCGATCTCTCCAGAAGGCGATAAGACCGAAGGATGCCGCAGAAGCTATTTCGAGAAATACAAAAAAGTTGAAAAGGTCTCCAGTAACCATAAGACCCAGCATTCCTGCTGTCAGAAGAAAATAGAGAGATGTAAAACGGCTCATACCCGAAAAGCGATCCATAAAATGGACTGAATAGAGTGCACCGGCAAAGGAAACGATACTGCCGGCCAACGCCATAAATGCGCTGAACGCATCTATCTCAAGAATAATCCTTATGGGATAAGCCATACCAGAAGGAAGGGTGAGAGTAGTCTGTTCCCCTCCCATCACATAGACCATCACGCCGTTGGCCGTAACAGACTTCCAAATTAAAAATGCTAAAACCAACGTTAAAAACGAAAGACTGACCATCCAAACGTTTCGCAGCGTCTTTCCGCCTAATGAAAATAGAGGCGTTGCGAAGGCCCCAAGAAGAGGGATGGCCAATATTAATGCTGGAAGGTGTTCTTGCCAGTTCATCCTCGCAACCTCCGTATTTCGTCAATATTCAAAGTTCCATAATGGCGATAGATCAGCATCAAGAGCGAAAGCATGAGAGCTGTTGTCGCCAAAGCAATAACGATGGCCGTCAGAGTTAAAGCCTGGGGGGTGGGCAAAACCATGAATTTCTCCCCGCCTGCAAGATATCTCACAGGAATTGAGCCGCCGGTTCTATAACCGAGCACAATGAGAAACATATTCGTTGCCGATTCAATAACACTGATGCCAATGGCTATTTTAAACAGGTTCCTTTCTGTCAAAACGGCAACAAGCCCTATGAGAAACAGCACGCCAACTACAAAAAAAGGGGCATTACCGATCATGGCCGCTTTCCCCTCCTATCTCGTAGGTATCGAAGAGGCGTGTGCCCTTGAACATGTGAATAATGAGAAGGGATAATTCTCCAACCACCTCAAACCCCACCGCAAGGTTCATCAATGCTATAGTTCCTGAAGGATGAAAAATACCATGGCCCGACTTCGCCACTTCCGCCGCAGGAATAGAAATAAAGTTATAAAAGAAGGAAGTGGGCATTCCCATAAATCCCAAAACTATAAAGCTTAGAAGGCCAAAGCCTATCATTCCATTATAGATGCCCTCGTTAAGCCAGTTTTTGAGTCTTTTCCAACCATAGGCAACAAGCAGAAGAGCAATAAAAGTGGCCGCCACTGCTCCTCCCTGAAATCCTCCGCCGGGAGTCATAACTCCATGAATAATCACGTAGGATCCGAACACGACCATAAACCAGGCGAAAATATCGCAGCCCGTTCGAACAACTACTGATAGAGGCTTCATTTCTTTTTGCCCCCTTCCCTGAAAAGAGCTAAGACGGAAGTTGCCGCTGTGAAAAGGACAGCAGCTTCGCCAAGAGTATCAAACCCTCGAAAATCAAAAACAATGGATGTGACGGCATTTTCAGCAGAACGATCTGCCATTGCGTGTTCCAGAAAATAATTATCCATAGCTACCTGGCCCGGTTCACCAAAGGGATGAATGGTATCGAGAGCTCCCCAGACCAAACCGCTGAGAATAAGAGCCGCTATTACAAAGAGTGTCTTCTTCATCGCATGTCACCCCCGGTTTTAGTCCGAGCTTTTCCGCAACCCCTCAAGGCGATAAGATAGATGGCCGTGCTCAGCCCTGCACCTATGCCTGCCTCTGCTATGGCTACATCTGGGGCTCGCAAGAGGTAAAATTCAATAGCCAGTATCAAACTGAAAACACCAAGGGAAATAACCGACGACAAAAGGTCGCGAAACCAGATGGCAAAAAAAGCCGAAATAACGAGCAACGTGAGTATAGCTATATGGAAAACTTCACTCACTGACAACACCACCTTTACGCTCTTCTGCCTCAGCCAGACGGTCTACCACTGCCATCTTAGGTAAAATGCCGCTTCTATGGGCTGCTCGCGCTATGGCATGTGCCCCAGTCGCATTCGTAATAAGAAGCACCATAACAGCTATAAGAGCGTGAATAATGAGAACTGCAAAACGGCTCCCCCCACCTTGATACATGCGAAAGGCTGCATAAGCCACAACACCAAGCGACATAAAGATGCTGCCAAATGTTGTACATTTCGTAGCCCCATGAAGCCTCGTATAGACATCTGGGAATCGATACAAAGAAATTGCACCGAGAGTATTGAAAATAAGCCCTATAATTACAAGAATACCAACGACATACTGCTCAGCAGCCACGCTACATCCCTCCCTCTATAAAACGGGCAATGAACATGGTCCCTACAAAGGAAAGGGCTGCATAAACAATGGCTACATCGATCATGACCACAGAATCGTACACCGCTGACAACAAGACCATAATAGCCACCACCAGAGTATTTACTGTATCTAAAGCGACAGCTCGATCAGGTATTGTAGGTCCGGCGATGAGACGGCCAAAAATTACAACGGCCAATATACCCAAAACTGCAGCTCCCCACATCAATAGTTGAGTACTCAATCCGCTAACCTCCTTGCCCAACGTGCAAAAGAACCATACACCTGCTCCTCCTTAGGAGACACATCAAGAACATTGATCCAGTGGATATAATAGGCCCCGTCATCGTCTACATCCACTGTAAGTGTTCCTGGAGTTAACGTAATAGAATCTGCAAGGATCATTTTTGCCAGATCAGTTTTCAGGCCTGGCTCCAGTTTGACTATCCCTGGATTGATATGTCCCGTAACGACTCGCATTGCGACATCGAAGTTGGCTTTGATGAGTCCTATCGCAAAAGGTACACAGATGTAATAGATAAAGGTAAGCCAATGAAGAGGATTCAAAATTTTGAAACTGAAAGATTTTGTGGGGTTCCATGAATGAAAGGCGAATGCGAGAACAGTAGCAAGAACAACTCCTATACCTACCTCAAACACAGGTATGCTGCCTCCAGACCAAACAAGCAGAAGATACATTGATAAGGATGCGACAAAAACAAACAATGTTTACACCCCCTCTACGTAAAGTATATTCAATTGGCATACATTATACTCCATTCAACTTTAAATTGTAAATGAAAGTTCCTTTCACTCAAAAGTAAGAACCCTCTCATCGACGTGATTGGTTATTTTTTTATATGTCTTATTCCCTTTAGTTTTCTAAATTAATTGATCTATTTAATCTATAGTTTATAATATCTATGGTGATAAGGTTTTTATGATATACTCTGATATACTCTAAAGTCCTGCCCTGTAGGAAAATATTTATGGGAGTGTCGTCTATGCCCTGGTTAAACCGTTATAAAGTACTTATCGCTGATGGAGCCCTTGTCCTCATAGCATTGTTCTGGGGCGTAGGATTTGTAGCTATGAAAGATGCCCTCGTTAGTTTTTCCCCCTTCTGGCTGCTGGCCCTTCGATTCACAGCCTCTTTCATTCTTATGGCCATCATCTTCAAAAAGCGTTTGCGAAAGCTTACGGCTGCCAACCTTAAAGCGGGTCTTTTAATAGGGGTTTTCCTCTTTCTCGGCTTCGCTACACAAACAATCGGGCTGACATTCACTTCTCCCGGCAAACAGGCTTTTATAACCGCTACCTATGTTGTAATCGTTCCATTTCTTTCGTGGGGACTCAAAAAAATTTTTCCCGGCTACCTCTCTTTCGTTGCATCCCTCATTTGCCTTGCGGGGATGGCCCTTCTCACTCTTCAAGGCAACGGTGATACACTCTCTACTTTTAACAAAGGTGACCTACTGACTTTTGCCTGCGCTATTTTCTTCGCGTGTCATATTCTGGCAATCGAAATGTTTGCTTCCAAGATGGATCCGCTAGTGCTTGCCACTCTTCAGATTGGAACTACAGCGCTCCTGAGCTTTGCCTGTGCCCTGTTATTTGAAGAAT
This region of Aminobacterium colombiense DSM 12261 genomic DNA includes:
- a CDS encoding Na+/H+ antiporter subunit E, which encodes MFVFVASLSMYLLLVWSGGSIPVFEVGIGVVLATVLAFAFHSWNPTKSFSFKILNPLHWLTFIYYICVPFAIGLIKANFDVAMRVVTGHINPGIVKLEPGLKTDLAKMILADSITLTPGTLTVDVDDDGAYYIHWINVLDVSPKEEQVYGSFARWARRLAD
- a CDS encoding monovalent cation/H+ antiporter complex subunit F, which codes for MWGAAVLGILAVVIFGRLIAGPTIPDRAVALDTVNTLVVAIMVLLSAVYDSVVMIDVAIVYAALSFVGTMFIARFIEGGM
- the mnhG gene encoding monovalent cation/H(+) antiporter subunit G; protein product: MAAEQYVVGILVIIGLIFNTLGAISLYRFPDVYTRLHGATKCTTFGSIFMSLGVVAYAAFRMYQGGGSRFAVLIIHALIAVMVLLITNATGAHAIARAAHRSGILPKMAVVDRLAEAEERKGGVVSE
- a CDS encoding Na(+)/H(+) antiporter subunit B; its protein translation is MSEVFHIAILTLLVISAFFAIWFRDLLSSVISLGVFSLILAIEFYLLRAPDVAIAEAGIGAGLSTAIYLIALRGCGKARTKTGGDMR
- a CDS encoding DMT family transporter, giving the protein MPWLNRYKVLIADGALVLIALFWGVGFVAMKDALVSFSPFWLLALRFTASFILMAIIFKKRLRKLTAANLKAGLLIGVFLFLGFATQTIGLTFTSPGKQAFITATYVVIVPFLSWGLKKIFPGYLSFVASLICLAGMALLTLQGNGDTLSTFNKGDLLTFACAIFFACHILAIEMFASKMDPLVLATLQIGTTALLSFACALLFEEWPGSIASSAWWSIAFTVLFCTVFALSIQNAAQKFTPSTHAAILLSLESVFGALSSVLILGEVFTIPMVLGCFLILIAVLLTETGPTLLGKLQIIKTIFYL